Proteins from a genomic interval of Fusobacterium russii ATCC 25533:
- the rplB gene encoding 50S ribosomal protein L2, with protein sequence MAIRKMKPITNGTRHMSRLVNDELDKVRPEKSLTVPLKSAYGRDNYGHRTCRDRQKGHKRLYRIIDFKRNKLDVPARVATIEYDPNRSANIALLFYVDGEKRYILAPKGLKKGDMVSAGSKADIKPGNALKLKDMPIGVQIHNIELQRGKGGQLVRSAGVAARLVAKEGTYCHVELPSGELRLIHGECMATIGEVGNAEYNLVSIGKAGRARNMGKRPHVRGSVMNPVDHPHGGGEGKNPVGRKSPLTPWGKPALGVKTRGRKTSDKFIVRRRNEK encoded by the coding sequence ATGGCTATTAGAAAAATGAAACCAATTACTAATGGTACTAGGCATATGTCGAGATTAGTAAATGATGAACTAGATAAAGTAAGACCTGAAAAATCTTTAACTGTACCTCTAAAATCAGCGTATGGTAGAGATAATTACGGGCATAGAACTTGTAGGGATAGACAAAAAGGACATAAGAGATTATACAGAATTATAGATTTCAAAAGAAATAAATTAGATGTTCCTGCAAGAGTTGCTACAATAGAATATGATCCAAACAGATCAGCGAATATTGCACTTTTATTTTATGTAGATGGAGAAAAAAGATATATTTTAGCTCCTAAAGGATTAAAAAAGGGAGATATGGTTTCTGCTGGAAGCAAGGCAGATATAAAACCGGGAAATGCTCTTAAGTTAAAAGATATGCCAATAGGGGTTCAAATTCATAACATTGAACTTCAAAGAGGTAAAGGTGGACAATTAGTTAGATCAGCAGGAGTTGCAGCTAGACTTGTTGCAAAAGAAGGAACTTATTGTCACGTTGAATTGCCTTCTGGAGAATTAAGATTAATTCACGGAGAATGTATGGCAACTATTGGTGAAGTTGGAAATGCAGAATATAATCTAGTTAGCATAGGTAAAGCTGGAAGAGCGAGAAATATGGGTAAAAGACCTCATGTTAGAGGTTCGGTAATGAACCCAGTAGATCACCCACATGGTGGAGGGGAAGGAAAGAACCCAGTTGGAAGAAAATCACCTTTAACTCCTTGGGGAAAACCTGCACTTGGTGTTAAAACAAGAGGTAGAAAAACTTCTGACAAATTTATCGTAAGAAGAAGAAACGAAAAATAA
- the rpsS gene encoding 30S ribosomal protein S19 gives MARSLKKGPFCDHHLMAKVEEAVASGNNKAVIKTWSRRSTIFPNFIGMTFGVYNGKKHIPVHVTEQMVGHKLGEFAPTRTYHGHGVDKKKK, from the coding sequence ATGGCAAGATCATTAAAGAAAGGACCTTTCTGTGATCATCACTTAATGGCAAAAGTTGAAGAAGCTGTTGCTTCTGGAAACAACAAGGCTGTTATTAAAACTTGGTCAAGAAGATCTACAATATTTCCTAACTTTATAGGAATGACTTTTGGAGTATATAATGGTAAGAAACATATACCAGTTCATGTTACAGAACAAATGGTAGGACATAAATTAGGAGAGTTCGCACCAACAAGAACATATCATGGACATGGAGTAGATAAGAAGAAAAAATAA
- the rplV gene encoding 50S ribosomal protein L22, protein MEARAITRFVRLSPRKARLVADLVRGKSALEALDILEFTNKKAARVIKKTLESAVANATNNFKMNEDKLVVSTIMINQGPVLKRVMPRAQGRADIIRKPTAHVTVAVSEKE, encoded by the coding sequence GTGGAAGCTAGAGCAATAACTAGATTCGTAAGATTATCTCCTAGAAAGGCTAGATTAGTAGCAGACTTAGTGAGAGGTAAATCAGCCCTAGAAGCGTTAGATATTTTAGAATTTACAAATAAAAAAGCTGCTAGAGTTATTAAGAAAACTTTAGAATCAGCAGTAGCGAATGCAACAAATAATTTTAAAATGAATGAAGATAAATTAGTTGTGTCAACTATAATGATAAATCAAGGACCAGTTTTAAAAAGAGTTATGCCAAGAGCACAAGGTAGAGCAGACATAATAAGAAAACCTACAGCTCATGTAACAGTGGCAGTATCTGAGAAAGAATAA
- the rpsC gene encoding 30S ribosomal protein S3, which translates to MGQKVDPRGLRLGITRSWDSNWYADKKEYVKYFHEDVQIKEFIKKNYFHTGISKVRIERTSPSQVVVHIHTGKAGLIIGRKGAEIEAIRAKLEKLTAKKVTVKVQEIKEQNKDAVLVAESIAAQIEKRIAYKKAMTQAIARTMKSGAKGIKVMISGRLNGAEIARSEWAVEGKVPLHTLRADIDYAVATAHTTYGALGIKVWIFHGEVLPSKVEGGEA; encoded by the coding sequence GTGGGACAAAAAGTAGACCCTAGAGGACTTAGACTTGGTATTACAAGATCTTGGGATTCTAATTGGTATGCAGATAAAAAAGAGTATGTAAAATACTTCCATGAAGATGTGCAAATAAAAGAATTTATAAAGAAAAACTACTTCCATACAGGAATTTCGAAGGTAAGAATTGAAAGAACATCTCCTTCACAAGTAGTTGTTCATATACATACAGGAAAAGCAGGATTAATAATTGGAAGAAAAGGTGCTGAAATTGAAGCAATCAGAGCAAAACTAGAAAAATTAACTGCTAAAAAAGTAACTGTAAAAGTTCAAGAAATAAAAGAACAAAATAAAGATGCTGTTTTAGTAGCTGAATCAATAGCGGCACAAATTGAGAAGAGAATAGCTTATAAAAAGGCTATGACACAAGCAATAGCAAGGACTATGAAGTCAGGTGCAAAAGGTATTAAAGTAATGATATCTGGAAGATTAAACGGAGCAGAAATTGCTAGATCTGAATGGGCTGTTGAAGGAAAAGTTCCTTTACATACATTGAGAGCAGATATAGATTATGCAGTAGCTACAGCTCATACAACATACGGAGCATTAGGAATAAAAGTTTGGATATTCCATGGTGAAGTTCTTCCAAGTAAAGTGGAAGGAGGGGAAGCATAA
- the rplP gene encoding 50S ribosomal protein L16 — protein MLMPKRTKHRKMFRGRMKGAAHKGNTVAFGEYGLQALEPSWITNRQIESCRVAINRTFKREGKTYIRIFPDKPITARPAGVRMGKGKGNVEGWVCVVRPGRIMFEVSGVTEEKAVAALRKASMKLPIRCKVVKKEENGGEN, from the coding sequence ATGTTGATGCCAAAGAGAACAAAACATAGAAAAATGTTCAGAGGTAGAATGAAAGGTGCAGCACATAAAGGTAATACAGTTGCGTTTGGAGAATATGGTCTACAAGCTCTTGAACCATCTTGGATTACAAATAGACAAATTGAATCTTGTCGGGTTGCAATAAACAGAACATTTAAAAGAGAAGGGAAAACATACATAAGAATATTCCCTGACAAACCTATTACAGCAAGACCTGCTGGAGTGAGAATGGGTAAAGGTAAAGGTAACGTTGAAGGATGGGTATGTGTAGTAAGACCAGGAAGAATAATGTTTGAAGTTTCTGGTGTAACTGAAGAAAAAGCAGTAGCTGCATTAAGAAAAGCATCTATGAAATTACCTATCAGATGTAAAGTTGTTAAAAAAGAGGAAAATGGTGGTGAAAACTAA
- the rpmC gene encoding 50S ribosomal protein L29 → MRAKEIREMTSEDLVVKCKELKEELFNLKFQLSLGQLTNTAKIREVRREIARINTILNER, encoded by the coding sequence ATGAGAGCTAAAGAAATAAGAGAAATGACTAGTGAAGACCTAGTTGTTAAGTGTAAAGAGCTGAAAGAAGAATTATTCAACTTGAAGTTCCAACTTTCATTAGGTCAACTAACAAATACTGCAAAAATTAGAGAAGTAAGAAGAGAAATAGCAAGAATTAACACTATTTTAAATGAGAGATAA
- the rpsQ gene encoding 30S ribosomal protein S17, whose translation MRNERKVREGIVVSDKMQKTIVVAIETMILHPIYKKRVKRTTKFKAHDENNVAKIGDKVKIMETRPLSKDKNWRLVEVLEEAK comes from the coding sequence TTGAGAAACGAAAGAAAAGTGAGAGAAGGTATAGTTGTTTCAGATAAAATGCAAAAAACAATAGTTGTTGCGATAGAAACAATGATACTTCATCCTATATATAAAAAGAGAGTAAAAAGAACAACTAAGTTCAAAGCACATGATGAAAATAATGTAGCTAAAATAGGAGATAAAGTAAAAATTATGGAAACTAGACCATTATCTAAGGATAAAAATTGGAGACTAGTAGAAGTTTTAGAGGAAGCAAAATAA
- the rplN gene encoding 50S ribosomal protein L14, whose product MVQQQTILNVADNSGAKKLMIIRVLGGSKKRFGRIGDIVVASVKEAIPGGNVKKGDVVKAVIVRTKKETRREDGSYIKFDDNAGVVINANNEPRATRIFGPVARELRAKNFMKILSLAPEVI is encoded by the coding sequence ATGGTACAACAACAAACTATCCTTAATGTTGCTGATAACTCAGGGGCTAAAAAACTTATGATAATAAGAGTTTTAGGGGGATCTAAAAAGAGATTTGGAAGAATTGGTGACATAGTTGTGGCATCAGTTAAGGAAGCTATCCCTGGTGGTAACGTTAAAAAAGGTGATGTAGTAAAAGCTGTTATAGTTAGAACTAAAAAAGAAACTAGAAGAGAAGATGGTTCATATATAAAATTTGATGATAATGCAGGAGTTGTAATCAATGCAAATAACGAACCAAGAGCAACAAGAATATTTGGGCCTGTTGCAAGAGAACTAAGAGCTAAAAACTTTATGAAGATCTTATCTCTAGCACCAGAAGTAATATAA
- the rplX gene encoding 50S ribosomal protein L24, producing MAKPKIKFVPDSLHVKTGDTVYVISGKDKGKTGKVIKVFPKKGKVVVEGINIVKKHMKPSQVNPQGGVVERAAAIFSSKVMLFDEKVGKPTRVSYEVRDGKKVRISKKSGEII from the coding sequence GTGGCTAAACCTAAAATTAAGTTTGTGCCTGATTCATTACATGTAAAAACAGGAGATACAGTTTATGTAATTTCAGGAAAAGATAAAGGTAAAACAGGTAAAGTTATAAAAGTTTTCCCTAAAAAAGGAAAAGTAGTAGTAGAGGGAATAAATATAGTTAAAAAACATATGAAGCCATCTCAAGTAAACCCACAAGGTGGAGTTGTAGAAAGAGCTGCAGCAATTTTTTCATCAAAGGTAATGCTTTTTGATGAAAAAGTAGGAAAACCTACAAGAGTTTCCTATGAAGTTAGAGATGGAAAAAAAGTGAGAATATCAAAAAAATCTGGAGAAATAATATAA
- the rplE gene encoding 50S ribosomal protein L5, which yields MSKYVSRYHKFYDEVVVPKLMKELEIKNIMDCPKLEKIVVNMGVGEATQNTKLMDAAMADLTIITGQKPLLRKARKSEAGFKLREGMPIGAKVTLRKERMYDFLDRLVNVVLPRVRDFEGVPTNAFDGRGNYSLGLRDQLVFPEIDFDKVEKLLGMSITMVSSAKTDEEGRALLKAFGMPFKK from the coding sequence GTGTCAAAATATGTTTCTAGATATCACAAATTTTATGACGAAGTTGTGGTTCCTAAATTGATGAAAGAATTAGAAATAAAAAATATTATGGACTGTCCAAAATTAGAAAAGATAGTTGTTAATATGGGAGTTGGAGAAGCAACTCAAAATACAAAATTAATGGATGCTGCAATGGCAGATTTAACAATAATAACTGGACAAAAACCTTTACTTAGAAAAGCTAGAAAATCTGAAGCTGGATTTAAGTTAAGAGAAGGAATGCCAATAGGAGCAAAAGTAACTTTAAGAAAAGAAAGAATGTATGATTTCTTAGATAGATTAGTAAATGTTGTTCTTCCAAGAGTAAGAGATTTTGAGGGAGTTCCTACTAATGCATTTGATGGAAGAGGAAACTACTCTTTAGGATTAAGAGATCAATTAGTATTCCCTGAAATTGATTTTGATAAAGTTGAAAAACTTTTAGGAATGTCTATCACTATGGTTTCTTCTGCAAAAACAGATGAAGAAGGTAGAGCATTATTAAAAGCATTTGGAATGCCTTTCAAAAAGTAA
- the rpsN gene encoding 30S ribosomal protein S14 yields MAKKSMIARDVKRAELVDKYAEKRAELKKRVAAGDMEAMFELNKLPKDSSAVRKRNRCQLDGRPRGYMREFGISRVKFRQLAGAGEIPGVKKSSW; encoded by the coding sequence ATGGCGAAAAAGTCAATGATAGCAAGAGATGTTAAAAGAGCAGAACTTGTTGACAAATATGCTGAAAAAAGAGCTGAATTGAAAAAAAGAGTAGCAGCTGGAGATATGGAAGCTATGTTTGAATTAAATAAACTTCCAAAAGATTCTTCTGCAGTTAGAAAAAGAAATAGATGTCAATTAGATGGAAGACCAAGAGGATACATGAGAGAATTTGGTATTTCAAGAGTTAAATTTAGACAACTTGCAGGTGCTGGAGAGATACCTGGTGTAAAAAAATCATCTTGGTAA
- the rpsH gene encoding 30S ribosomal protein S8 translates to MYLTDPIADMLTRVRNANAVMHEKVDIPHSKMKERIAEILKEQGYISNYKIVTEGNNKNIRVYLKYAGKERVIKGIKRISKPGRRVYSSVEDMPRVLSGLGIAIVSTSKGIITDKVARAEKVGGEILAFVW, encoded by the coding sequence ATGTATTTAACAGATCCAATTGCTGATATGTTAACAAGAGTTAGAAATGCCAATGCAGTAATGCATGAGAAAGTAGATATTCCTCACTCAAAAATGAAAGAAAGAATAGCTGAAATCTTAAAAGAACAAGGATATATTTCTAACTATAAAATTGTTACAGAAGGAAATAATAAAAATATAAGAGTTTATTTAAAATATGCCGGAAAAGAAAGAGTAATAAAAGGAATAAAAAGAATTTCTAAACCTGGAAGAAGAGTTTACTCTTCTGTAGAAGATATGCCAAGAGTATTATCTGGTCTTGGAATTGCAATAGTTTCAACTTCAAAAGGTATAATTACTGATAAGGTTGCTAGAGCTGAAAAAGTAGGTGGAGAAATCCTTGCATTTGTGTGGTAA
- the rplF gene encoding 50S ribosomal protein L6, whose amino-acid sequence MSRVGKKPIAVPSGVEFTVKDNVVTVKGPKGTLTKEFNKDLVIKLENGEVSVERPNDEPAVRAIHGTTRALINNMVKGVSEGFRITLNLVGVGYRAATKGKGLEISLGFSHPVIIDEIAGITFSVDKNTTIHVDGVEKDLVGQVAANIRAKRPPEPYKGKGVKYADEHIRRKEGKKA is encoded by the coding sequence ATGTCAAGAGTAGGTAAAAAACCTATTGCAGTGCCTTCTGGAGTTGAATTTACAGTAAAAGATAATGTTGTTACTGTAAAAGGGCCTAAAGGTACTTTAACAAAAGAATTTAATAAAGATTTAGTTATAAAGTTAGAAAATGGTGAAGTAAGTGTAGAAAGACCTAATGATGAGCCAGCTGTAAGAGCAATTCACGGGACTACAAGAGCTTTAATAAATAATATGGTAAAAGGAGTTTCAGAAGGATTTAGAATAACTCTTAACCTTGTAGGAGTAGGTTATAGAGCAGCAACTAAAGGAAAAGGACTTGAAATATCTCTAGGATTTTCACATCCTGTAATAATTGATGAAATTGCTGGAATTACTTTTTCTGTAGATAAGAATACAACTATCCATGTAGATGGTGTAGAAAAAGATTTAGTTGGTCAAGTGGCGGCTAATATAAGAGCTAAAAGACCTCCTGAACCATATAAAGGAAAAGGAGTTAAATACGCTGACGAACATATTAGAAGAAAAGAAGGTAAAAAGGCTTAA
- the rplR gene encoding 50S ribosomal protein L18 translates to MFKKVDRKASRQKKQMSIRNKISGTPERPRLSVYRSNTNIFAQLIDDVNGVTLASASTIDKTLKANIVNGGNMEAAKLIGKTIAERAKAKGIDTIVFDRSGYKYTGRIAALAEAAREAGLSF, encoded by the coding sequence TTGTTTAAGAAAGTTGATAGAAAAGCATCAAGACAAAAAAAGCAAATGTCAATAAGAAATAAAATTTCTGGAACTCCAGAAAGACCAAGACTTTCAGTATATAGATCAAATACTAACATATTTGCTCAATTAATAGATGATGTAAATGGAGTAACTTTAGCTTCAGCTTCAACAATAGATAAAACGTTAAAAGCTAATATTGTCAATGGTGGAAATATGGAAGCAGCTAAATTGATTGGAAAAACAATAGCTGAAAGAGCAAAAGCAAAAGGAATAGATACTATCGTATTTGATAGATCAGGTTATAAATATACAGGAAGAATAGCAGCTCTTGCAGAAGCGGCTAGAGAAGCTGGATTAAGCTTCTAA
- the rpsE gene encoding 30S ribosomal protein S5 — translation MLNREENQYQEKLLKISRVSKTTKGGRTISFSVLAAVGDGEGKIGLGLGKANGVPDAIKKAIAAAKKNVVKVSLKNKTVPHEIEGRWGATSVWMAPAYEGTGVIAGSASREILELVGVHDILTKIKGARNKHNVARATVEALKSLRTAEEIAALRGKEVKDILS, via the coding sequence TTGTTAAATAGAGAAGAAAATCAATATCAAGAAAAATTATTGAAGATTTCAAGAGTTTCTAAAACAACTAAAGGGGGAAGAACAATATCTTTCTCAGTATTAGCTGCTGTTGGAGATGGAGAAGGAAAAATAGGATTAGGATTAGGAAAAGCAAATGGAGTTCCTGATGCTATAAAAAAAGCAATAGCTGCAGCTAAGAAGAATGTTGTTAAAGTTTCTTTAAAAAATAAAACAGTTCCTCATGAAATTGAAGGAAGATGGGGAGCAACTTCAGTATGGATGGCACCTGCTTATGAAGGAACAGGGGTAATAGCTGGATCAGCTTCAAGAGAAATTTTAGAATTAGTTGGAGTACATGATATTTTAACAAAAATCAAAGGTGCTAGAAATAAACATAATGTTGCTAGAGCCACAGTTGAAGCGTTAAAATCACTTAGAACTGCTGAAGAAATAGCAGCTTTAAGAGGAAAAGAAGTTAAGGATATCTTAAGCTAG
- the rpmD gene encoding 50S ribosomal protein L30, which yields MAKLRIELVKSIIGRKPNHIATVKSLGLKKMHDVVEQVETPELKGKLAQVSYLLKIEEVQG from the coding sequence ATGGCAAAGCTTAGAATAGAGCTTGTAAAAAGCATAATCGGAAGAAAGCCTAACCACATAGCAACTGTAAAGTCGCTAGGGCTTAAGAAAATGCATGATGTAGTTGAACAAGTTGAAACACCTGAGTTAAAAGGAAAATTAGCTCAAGTTTCTTATTTGTTAAAAATTGAGGAGGTGCAAGGATAA
- the rplO gene encoding 50S ribosomal protein L15: protein MKLNELSPSVPRKNRKRIGRGNSSGWGKSAGKGSNGQNSRAGGGVKPYFEGGQMPIYRRVPKRGFSNAIFKKEYTLLSLDLLNNFEDGEVVSIETLFDKFLVKSIKKDGIKILGNGELTKKLTVKAHKVSKSAKAAIEAKGGTVEIVEFGGFEKVAGNNKK from the coding sequence ATGAAACTTAATGAATTATCGCCTTCAGTACCTAGAAAGAATAGAAAAAGAATAGGAAGAGGAAACTCATCTGGTTGGGGAAAATCAGCTGGAAAAGGAAGTAATGGTCAAAATTCAAGAGCAGGTGGAGGAGTAAAACCTTATTTTGAAGGTGGACAAATGCCTATTTACAGAAGAGTTCCTAAAAGAGGATTCTCAAATGCTATTTTCAAGAAGGAATACACATTATTATCTTTGGATTTATTAAATAATTTTGAAGATGGAGAAGTTGTTTCAATTGAAACTTTATTCGATAAATTTTTAGTAAAATCTATAAAGAAAGATGGAATAAAAATTTTAGGAAATGGAGAGTTAACAAAGAAATTAACAGTTAAAGCTCATAAAGTTTCTAAATCAGCTAAAGCTGCTATTGAAGCTAAAGGTGGTACAGTTGAAATAGTTGAATTTGGAGGATTTGAAAAAGTAGCTGGAAATAATAAAAAATAG
- the secY gene encoding preprotein translocase subunit SecY — translation MTLIEKFNSKLSSIIKIPELRERIFFTLMMFLVARVGTLIPAPGVDVDRLAAMTAQNDILGYINMFSGGAFTRVSIFALGIIPYINSSIVVSLLTSIVPQLEEIQKEGESGRNKITQWTRYLTIAIAVIQGFGVCLWLQSVGLVYNPGVGFFLTTVTTLTAGTIFLMWVGEQISIKGIGNGVSLIIFLNVISRAPSSVVQTIQTMQGNKFLIPLLALVAFLGTLTVAAVVMFQLGQRKIPVHYVGKGFSAKGGMGQNSYIPLRLNSSGVMPVIFASVFMLIPGVIVNAIPSEYSIKTTLAIIFNQKHPVYMLLYAVIIIFFSFFYTALVFDPEKVAENLKQSGGTIPGIRPGNETVEYLEGVVTRITWGGGLFLALISILPDIIFTSMNLPVYFGGTGIIIVVGVALDTVQQIDAHLVMRDYKGFI, via the coding sequence TTGACTTTAATAGAAAAGTTTAATTCGAAGTTAAGCAGTATAATAAAAATTCCTGAACTTAGAGAAAGAATTTTTTTCACATTAATGATGTTCTTAGTTGCCAGAGTAGGAACTTTAATTCCTGCTCCTGGTGTGGATGTTGATAGATTGGCGGCAATGACAGCTCAGAATGATATTCTTGGATACATTAATATGTTTTCAGGGGGAGCATTTACAAGAGTTTCAATATTTGCCCTAGGGATTATCCCTTATATCAACTCATCAATAGTAGTTAGTCTATTAACATCAATAGTTCCTCAACTTGAAGAAATTCAAAAAGAAGGGGAGTCAGGAAGAAATAAAATAACTCAATGGACACGTTACTTAACAATAGCAATAGCAGTGATTCAAGGATTTGGAGTATGTTTATGGTTACAGTCTGTTGGACTTGTATATAATCCAGGAGTTGGATTTTTCTTGACGACTGTTACTACTTTAACAGCGGGAACAATATTTTTAATGTGGGTAGGAGAACAGATATCTATAAAAGGGATAGGAAATGGAGTTTCTCTTATAATATTTCTTAATGTAATATCAAGGGCTCCTTCAAGTGTTGTACAAACAATACAAACTATGCAGGGCAATAAATTTTTAATTCCTTTACTTGCTCTAGTAGCGTTTTTAGGAACTTTAACTGTTGCAGCAGTAGTTATGTTTCAATTAGGACAAAGAAAAATACCTGTTCATTATGTTGGAAAAGGATTTTCTGCAAAGGGAGGAATGGGACAAAATTCATATATACCATTGAGATTAAACAGTTCAGGAGTAATGCCTGTAATCTTTGCTTCAGTATTTATGCTTATACCTGGAGTTATAGTAAATGCTATACCGTCAGAGTATTCTATAAAAACTACATTAGCAATTATATTTAATCAAAAACATCCAGTATATATGCTACTATATGCAGTAATAATAATATTTTTCTCATTTTTTTATACAGCATTAGTGTTTGATCCTGAAAAAGTTGCTGAAAATCTTAAACAAAGTGGAGGAACAATTCCAGGTATCAGACCAGGAAATGAAACAGTAGAATATCTTGAAGGTGTTGTTACTAGAATAACATGGGGTGGCGGATTATTTTTAGCTTTAATCTCAATACTTCCAGATATTATATTTACATCTATGAATCTTCCAGTTTATTTTGGAGGAACAGGAATAATAATTGTTGTTGGTGTTGCTTTAGATACTGTACAACAAATAGATGCTCATTTAGTTATGAGAGATTATAAAGGATTTATATAA
- a CDS encoding GNAT family N-acetyltransferase, with the protein MDIIHNEGKGFYIYGENKEILAELEYKKTGDILVFNHTEVSDKLKGQGIAAKLLDEATKYVRENKLKVKAECSYIVKKFETGNYDDIKI; encoded by the coding sequence ATGGATATAATTCATAACGAAGGCAAAGGTTTTTACATATATGGAGAAAATAAGGAAATTTTAGCAGAATTAGAATATAAAAAAACGGGAGATATTTTAGTTTTTAATCATACAGAAGTATCTGATAAATTAAAAGGACAGGGAATAGCTGCTAAGCTCCTTGATGAAGCTACAAAATATGTAAGAGAAAATAAATTAAAAGTGAAGGCTGAGTGTTCTTATATTGTTAAAAAATTTGAAACAGGAAACTATGACGATATAAAGATTTAG
- the citC gene encoding [citrate (pro-3S)-lyase] ligase, with amino-acid sequence MSNYTISKIYSDDKKNLNLIEKLLTEENIKRDANLDYTCAMFDNEMNVIATGSCFGNTLRCLAVSKAYQGEGLLNQIVSHLIDYQFSRGITHLFVYTKNSSAKFFKDLGFFEIVNIENQVVFMENKRNGFSEYLANLTKNKKNGEKIAALVMNCNPFTLGHQYLIEKASSENDIVHLFIVSEDSSLVPFQVRKKLVIEGTAHLKNICYHETGPYIISSATFPSYFQKDEEAVIESHANLDISIFTKIAQTLKINRRYVGEEPNSLVTNIYNQIMLKKLPENNIECIVIPRKKYGNTDKVISASTVRQAIKDGNFEILKELVPKTTLDYFLSDEAKSVIARICDEKNVIHY; translated from the coding sequence ATGTCGAATTACACTATTTCAAAAATATACTCTGATGATAAAAAAAATTTAAATCTAATAGAGAAGTTACTAACAGAAGAAAATATAAAAAGAGATGCAAATTTAGATTATACTTGTGCTATGTTTGACAATGAAATGAATGTTATAGCAACAGGGAGCTGTTTTGGGAATACTCTACGTTGTCTTGCTGTAAGTAAAGCCTATCAGGGTGAGGGCTTGTTAAATCAGATAGTAAGCCATCTCATAGACTATCAATTTTCAAGGGGAATTACGCATCTTTTTGTATACACTAAAAACTCATCAGCTAAATTTTTTAAAGATTTAGGTTTTTTTGAAATTGTGAATATAGAGAATCAGGTTGTATTTATGGAAAATAAGAGAAATGGCTTTAGTGAATATCTAGCAAATTTAACTAAAAATAAAAAAAATGGTGAGAAAATAGCAGCTCTTGTAATGAACTGTAATCCCTTTACCCTAGGTCATCAATATTTAATAGAAAAGGCAAGCTCTGAGAATGACATAGTGCATTTATTTATAGTTAGTGAAGATAGTAGCTTGGTTCCATTTCAGGTTAGGAAAAAACTTGTTATAGAAGGAACAGCTCACTTAAAAAATATATGTTATCATGAAACAGGACCTTACATTATAAGCTCGGCAACATTCCCCAGCTACTTCCAAAAAGATGAGGAAGCGGTTATAGAAAGTCATGCTAATTTAGATATTAGTATTTTTACTAAGATTGCCCAGACTTTAAAAATAAATAGACGATATGTGGGAGAGGAACCAAACAGTCTGGTAACAAATATTTATAATCAGATTATGTTAAAGAAACTTCCGGAAAATAATATTGAATGTATAGTAATTCCAAGAAAAAAATATGGAAATACTGATAAGGTAATAAGTGCATCCACTGTTAGACAGGCTATAAAAGATGGAAACTTTGAAATATTGAAAGAACTTGTTCCCAAAACAACGCTTGATTATTTTTTAAGTGATGAGGCAAAATCAGTTATAGCTAGAATATGTGATGAAAAAAATGTAATTCATTATTAA